Proteins found in one Lutimonas zeaxanthinifaciens genomic segment:
- a CDS encoding UDP-N-acetylmuramoyl-L-alanyl-D-glutamate--2,6-diaminopimelate ligase has translation MKNLRDILYGVSVESVSGSTDVPVRALEFDSRKISADSVFVAQKGLRFDGHQFIEKAIQDGAKVVICQEFPVKINEEVTFVRVKDSDEALAILAANFYDNPSEELTLVGVTGTNGKTTIATLLAEQFKKAGFKSGLISTIKVVIGEKEIDATHTTPDSLTINRVLREMADLGVSHCFMEVSSHGIHQKRTAGLNFKGGIFTNLTHDHLDYHKTFAEYRDVKKSFFDHLSPQSFALVNIDDKNGQVMLQNTRAKKFSYALKTEADYKARIIENQFNGLLLNIDGQEVWTKLIGTFNAYNLLAIYACSDIIGMDRYENLRVLSELENVSGRFQHAISKGGINAIIDYAHTPDALKNVLETINSIRTFNEQVITVVGCGGDRDKAKRPKMGNIASSLSNQVVFTSDNPRSEDPEEILKEVEAGVRPENYKKTITIVDRKQAIKTACKLANEGDIILVAGKGHETYQIIGNEKTGFDDFVITKQILTELNK, from the coding sequence TTGAAGAATTTAAGAGACATATTATATGGGGTATCCGTAGAGTCGGTAAGTGGTTCTACTGATGTTCCGGTGCGTGCCCTTGAATTCGATTCGAGAAAGATCAGCGCCGATTCAGTTTTTGTCGCTCAAAAAGGACTACGGTTTGATGGTCATCAATTTATTGAAAAGGCAATTCAGGATGGAGCCAAAGTTGTCATATGTCAGGAGTTTCCTGTCAAAATAAATGAAGAAGTGACCTTTGTCAGAGTGAAGGACAGCGATGAAGCCCTGGCAATTTTAGCTGCAAATTTTTACGATAATCCTTCGGAGGAGCTTACGCTGGTGGGCGTTACCGGAACGAACGGAAAAACTACAATTGCCACCCTTCTTGCTGAACAGTTTAAAAAAGCAGGTTTTAAAAGCGGTTTGATTTCGACTATAAAAGTTGTGATCGGGGAAAAGGAAATCGATGCAACTCATACTACTCCCGATTCCCTCACCATTAATAGGGTTTTGCGAGAAATGGCCGATCTGGGTGTCAGCCATTGTTTTATGGAGGTGAGTTCACATGGTATCCATCAGAAAAGGACGGCAGGTTTAAACTTCAAGGGGGGGATTTTTACGAATTTAACCCATGATCATTTAGATTATCACAAAACTTTTGCGGAGTATCGTGATGTAAAAAAATCATTCTTCGATCATCTTTCTCCTCAGTCATTTGCACTTGTGAATATTGATGATAAAAACGGCCAGGTGATGCTTCAAAACACGCGGGCGAAGAAATTCTCATATGCCTTGAAGACAGAAGCTGATTATAAGGCAAGGATCATAGAAAATCAGTTTAACGGGCTTCTTTTAAATATTGACGGGCAGGAGGTATGGACCAAATTAATTGGCACATTCAATGCTTACAACCTTTTGGCTATCTACGCCTGTTCTGATATCATCGGTATGGACAGATATGAAAACCTGAGGGTCCTGAGTGAGCTTGAGAATGTTTCAGGTCGTTTTCAGCATGCCATCTCAAAAGGCGGAATAAATGCAATTATTGATTATGCCCATACGCCTGATGCCCTTAAGAACGTGCTTGAAACAATAAATTCCATCCGAACTTTTAACGAACAGGTGATCACTGTTGTTGGTTGTGGTGGAGACAGAGACAAAGCCAAAAGACCAAAAATGGGAAATATCGCTTCAAGTTTAAGCAATCAGGTAGTGTTTACTTCTGACAACCCCAGAAGTGAAGATCCTGAGGAGATATTGAAGGAAGTGGAAGCCGGAGTGAGGCCCGAGAATTACAAAAAAACCATAACCATAGTTGATAGAAAACAAGCAATAAAAACGGCCTGTAAGCTCGCAAATGAAGGAGATATCATTTTGGTTGCAGGGAAAGGGCATGAAACATATCAGATCATAGGTAACGAAAAAACCGGGTTTGACGACTTTGTAATTACAAAACAAATATTAACTGAACTGAATAAATAG